GTTTCCGACGGCGTCGGTCTCCACACAGTCCCAGCTGCCCTGCGTGAACTTGAACTCGAATGGAATCCCGGCTTCCAGGCCGATCCGCACGCGCCAGGTGCCCCCGACGTTCAAACACGGCGCGGCATCAGCCACCCATCGCCGTTCCCCGCCGAAACTCCCGGCGATGAACAGCGACGCATCACGGGGAATCGCCGCCCCCGACGCAAGCGTGACCTGAAACTCGACATCGACCGTCCACATACCCCCGCATGATACCCGCTCCCGTTCCCGGCCTCAACATCACCAGATCCCTTCGGAGCATGCCACCCGCTGAATCGCAGAGCCCACGAAAGGCACGGCGGACTCACGTCATCCCTCAGCAATGGAGCTCTCTGCACAGCACCGGAGCGAGGTGAATTCTGGTAGAATCGGTCCTGGCTGACGTTTCTGCCACTCTACAAATACTGACAGCACGGAGAACTGCATGAACAGGCACTTCATCATTTTCCTTTTCCTGGGACTCCTCGTCCCCGCCGCATCGGCGATCGGGCAGACCTGTCGGGGGTTCGAGCGTTCAGAGGCCCATCGGAACGATCCGGCCGTGAAAGCGGTCCGCACGGCTATCGAACACAGTGATGTCACCATCGCGAACGAGTTCGAGTTCGTCCGGTCGATCGCCGGCCGGTTCTACGTGCTCACCGGCCCGGACTTCGTCTTCGTCGACACGGCCGGAACGCCGGACAAGCATTACGTCTCCCCGCTGTTTCACGTGGATGGCGGGAAAATCAACGTGTTCTGGCAGCTCGACCGGCCGCAGAAACGGGTTTTCTTCATCTCCTACGAAGGAAAGCGAAATGACGGAACCCAGGGAAGACACGTCCTGTATCTGGAAATCCCGTCGACCGGCAATGCGTGGTGCAACGACGTCATCGGCCTGGAAGCCTTGGATCAGGCCGACCCGAGCCGCACGGGCATCGCCGGCGACCGTCTGCGCGACGTCAGGCTCATCGACGTCAATCACGACGACTACGCCGAGATGCTGTGCTCGTTCGACGGCAGCGACGTCGGAAACCGAAAAACCCTCCTCTTTCGCCAGGAGATAACCGGCAACGCCTTTGTATTCACCCCCTGGAAACCGACCTACTCCCGCGCCTTCTTCGATACCCTCTTCCAGCGTACTGGCGAGATCGGCAAAGAATAAGTCTTATTCCATCGTCCAAGAGTATTTATACTTACATCTATATCAGACCATACCTTGTAGTCTTGCAGGAATCCGGTGAAGAGAGCTCTCATCACCGGATTCCTTTTTTGATCGTGCTTTATGCCGCAAGACAATCGAAGGTCAGTTGAATAGGGCGAGGGCGATCACCGCCAAGATTTGGACCAAGAATTCGGGCAAAAATGGCTTTGAGTCGCCATTCCCAGCCCCCATTGCCATATGCAAAGGCATATCGCCGAATTTTCTCGATATCCCGATCGAACAGGGCAATGCGTCCAGATTTCCGGCTCGTACGGTTTTGAAGCGTTACAAGAAGATGCTGAAATCCGCCATTGTCCTTGGTTTGGGGTTTCTGCCGAAAGAGAACTTCGATTTCAGATTGACGAAGATAAAAGATCATATTACACTCCAAATCATCAAAAAGAGGCCACAGTGCCATTTCCAGAAGGAATTGGTAGTTGTGGAAAAGCAGACCAGGTCATGGTCTACGCGCTACGGATACGTTGTTTATTCTCTTCCGGCCCAGGTGCAGCAACACCTGGGCCGATTTTTATCTACCGCCTCCTTCCCATTCGATGATTCGACGATTGCCCTCATCTGCCGGCAGCCGTCGGCCCATGAGAAACATTCGTTCGAGAAGGAGGGCGGCGTGATCCGGAGTGATGATCTTACCCAGGACCATTTCCTCCAGCAACCACAAGGTGCCCCGACAGACGACCCGCTCTTTGGCGGCTGCCTTACGCAGTTTTTCATCACCAGAAAGGAGAACCGCCTTCCGGGATTTGGCTGCAAGAAGGATTGCCGCATCATAGACGCTTATCCCGTAGACGGCTCCTGCGCTGCCCATCTGTTCGAGAACGTGGTCCGGCGTTTCGAGGATGATGACGCCGGCTTTCCCGATCTGATCGAGACTCGGGTCTTCCAGATCGGCAGCCATGATATCGACGGTCACGATGCGAAATGGAAGCTTGAGAAAATGTGAAAGCGCGTTGACGAGGAAAAAATCGAGCAGGACCGTCGAGTCGATATAATGATTGCCGACATCTTCAGACATTCTGGCCGAGGCTCTCTTGACGGAATTGATTGAGATTCTGCCCCAGGAGCTCGGCAGCCTTGCTCTCGGAAATGAGCGATTCCGCATGGGCACGCAGAACCAGTTGCCGCATCATGGAGGGCTTCGATTCGGCCGGGTATGGTTCACCCGGTTCTCGGGTCAGCCAGCCACGTTTCCGGAAGGCCATGAAGAGGTGCTGAGCGGTGGACGGTGTGATGATGTCGAGATCTTTCGCCCGGTATATCCAGGCGCTCATGCTGAGGCCGTATTTCCGCTTGAGGAGGTAGAGTTCATCGATGTCGAGATGATGGCGTTTCCGGCCAAGCTCCCGAATGGCGACGTCCTGCGGCACGAGGAAGGCGGCCGCAAATCGCATCGTGGGTTTCTCGCGCGTGCGCTTGTCGCCCTCTTCCGGGGTGCTGATGATCAGATGACCAAGTTCATGGGCAAGATTGAAACGAAGCCGATCGCCGGGAAGCTCGGACTGCGCGACGATGCCGCATCGGCCATTGGTTCGGAACGCGCAGGCATCGAAGGAATCCGGCGTATCCTTGATGAGGTAGACCCGCACCCCATGTTCTTCGAGGAGTGCGGTCATGTTCTCGATCGGTGCCAGACCGAGGTTCCAGACGTTGCGCAGTTCAAGAGCAATCGCTTCGACCTCTTCGGCGGACGAGACGTTTCGCTGGTTGGCGGAAGCGAGGAAGGAATCTTCGATGCGGTGAGGAAACAGGTTCTCTACCTGTTCATAGCGCTCGAGCCAATCATGAATGCGGCCGATGATGGAACGCTGCTCTTTGGCCTGCAGAGCGTTTTTCTTTCGGAATTCGAGATCCGCCAGGGCGATGGTGACCGGCCGGAAAAAGAATTCGATCTTCACCCTGAGGGCGCGAGCAAGGCTGATCAAGATCGCCGAACCGGGCATGACTTCTCCCCGTTCGTAGTTGGAAAGGGCTTGCGCGGAAACGCCGACCATCTCGGCAAGATCGCGCAGCGAAAGCCCCTGCGCCGTTCGCGCCCCCTTGAGACGCTCGCCAAAAAGTTGCTTCGCAGACATAAATGTTCCGTCTCCTCATTTACAATATGCGAAAAACTATGCTGTTTGTCAAATGAGGAGAGACAACGATGAACAGGAAAATGCCATCTACGCCAACTCTCCACGGAAGGCTTTGGCAAGGATGGAGGGCATGAGCTTGTCGACGAACGCCATGGCCTTGTTGTAACGGGCCTCGANNNNNNNNNNNNNNNNNNNNNNNNNNNNNNNNNNNNNNNNNNNNNNNNNNNNNNNNNNNNNNNNNNNNNNNNNNNNNNNNNNNNNNNNNNNNNNNNNNNNCGGCCGGAGCAGGCGGCGGCGAGGATGGATTGGCGGGAGCGTTTGAGGAGGGGGGGAATGGTGGCAAGGCGGGCCTTCACCTCGCCGAGATGAGCCGTAATGCGGTTAAGTCTTGCAGCAAGACGTTTCTGCTCTTCAACTGTCTCTGGTATTTCTAGTTCGTATTCCCCGATTTGCTCAAATGTTACCCGGGGTCGATCACCTCTATTCAAATCGCTAGCAAAACACACAAAATCGTGCTGGCTAAGCGCATATGCAAGAAGTGAACTATCAATGCTTTTTGAGGGTGGAAGAACAATAAATTCACCTGAGCAAATTCCCTCTCGATCTGCACACCAAACTTTGTTCAAATATGGGCGAAGTCGGCCATACAATATGTCACCCGGGAAAAAACGAAAGCCATCAGACTTATAATCACCTGCTCGTTCGAACCGTAAAACACGCCGAGAATGAGATTCAATATTTTCCATGCCAATGAAGGGCATATCAGGTTCCCCTTTTGGAGAAGCCCTTTCACGCCTTGGCTGAGTTAGATCGCATAACCGAACAAGCTTCATAATTTCTCTTGCCCATTTGTTTCTATCATCATCAGTATTTCACGGAGGCCGTCGACGGCGGCTTCGAGTTCGGCGATGGCTTCGGAGGCCAGGGCGTCGGGCTCGGGGAGTTCGTCGGCGTCTTCCAGGGATTCATCCTTGAGCCAGGTGATGTCGAGCTTGTAGCCCCGCTCTTTGATCTCGCTGATGTGGAACCGACGAAACCGGCCCTCGGGCCCGGCATCCGTTCGCGGACTCCGGCCGGCCGGGTCGGCGCCGTAGGCGGCTTCGAACTCCCGGAAATGCTCGCGGGTCAGGGGCCGGGATTTCTTAGTGACGCTCGGGACATTGGCACGTGCATCGTAGATCCAGACCTGTTCGGTCGGGAGCCCCTTCTGGAAGAACACGACGTTGGCTTTGACGCCCTGAGAATACGGCGTGAACGTCCCTCGCGGCAGACGCAGGATCGTATGCAGGTTGCAGTCCTGCATCAGAATCTCGAACACCTCACCGGCCTTGTCCTCGAAGAGACAGTTGTCGGGCAGCACCATCGCGGCCCGGCCACCGGGTTTGAGAATGCTCATGCAGTGCTGGACGAAGTTCAACTGCTTGTTCGAGGTGGCGATGGTGAAATCGTCCCGGTCAGGCACCTGGTTCGCGCCCTTGGTGCCGAACGGCGGATTCGTCAGAATCACGTCGTACCGCTCGCCCCGTTCCGGCTCGTAAATCGTGTCGCCGAGATAGATCGTCGGCGTCAGGCCGTGCAGGAACAGGTTCATCAGGGCCAGCCGACGCGGCCGGGCGACGAGATCCTGCCCGAAATAGGTCCGTTCCCTGATCCGCTTGATCTCGCGCCGGTCGATCGCGCCCTTCGTCTCGCCGATCAGCCATTCCCAAGCACACATGAGGAATCCGCCACTCCCGCAGGCGGGGTCGATGATGGTGAAATCAGCCTTCCCGCGCGGGTCTGGTTTCATAGCACTCACGATAGATTGGATGAGCGGGCGCGGCGTGAAATACTGGCCGGCCCCCTTCTTCCCTTCGGATGCGGCTTTTTCCAGCAGCCCCTCGAACGCCTCACCCTTCACGTCGACGTCGAGCGCAGTCCACTCCTCCTCGTCGATCATGGCAACGAGCTTCTTGAGGTTGACGGGATTGTTGAACCGGGGCATGGCCTGGGCAAAGATGTCGCCCAGCAGCCCCTTTGCATCGCGCAGTTTCTGCAAGATGCCGGTGTAATGGTCGATGAGCGGCTGACCGGAGAGATTCTTCAGGCTTCCCCAGCCGCACCCCTTGGGAATCTCGACTTCCTTCTCGTCGGCCATCTTCAGGAACAGCAGGTACGTGAGCTGTTCGATGTAATCCCCGTAATCGACGCCGTCGTGGCGCAGCGTGTGACAGAAGCCCCAGAGTTTGTTGACGATATCAGACATCGTGGCACCATCGTTTCATTGGTGTAACTCGGCCGCCGCTAACCGCGCGGGTGAGGGTCCCAT
The Candidatus Ozemobacteraceae bacterium DNA segment above includes these coding regions:
- a CDS encoding restriction endonuclease subunit S encodes the protein MPFIGMENIESHSRRVLRFERAGDYKSDGFRFFPGDILYGRLRPYLNKVWCADREGICSGEFIVLPPSKSIDSSLLAYALSQHDFVCFASDLNRGDRPRVTFEQIGEYELEIPETVEEQKRLAARLNRITAHLGEVKARLATIPPLLKRSRQSILAAACSGR
- a CDS encoding XRE family transcriptional regulator, which produces MSAKQLFGERLKGARTAQGLSLRDLAEMVGVSAQALSNYERGEVMPGSAILISLARALRVKIEFFFRPVTIALADLEFRKKNALQAKEQRSIIGRIHDWLERYEQVENLFPHRIEDSFLASANQRNVSSAEEVEAIALELRNVWNLGLAPIENMTALLEEHGVRVYLIKDTPDSFDACAFRTNGRCGIVAQSELPGDRLRFNLAHELGHLIISTPEEGDKRTREKPTMRFAAAFLVPQDVAIRELGRKRHHLDIDELYLLKRKYGLSMSAWIYRAKDLDIITPSTAQHLFMAFRKRGWLTREPGEPYPAESKPSMMRQLVLRAHAESLISESKAAELLGQNLNQFRQESLGQNV
- a CDS encoding aspartyl-tRNA synthetase — protein: MIFYLRQSEIEVLFRQKPQTKDNGGFQHLLVTLQNRTSRKSGRIALFDRDIEKIRRYAFAYGNGGWEWRLKAIFARILGPNLGGDRPRPIQLTFDCLAA
- a CDS encoding class I SAM-dependent DNA methyltransferase, with the protein product MSDIVNKLWGFCHTLRHDGVDYGDYIEQLTYLLFLKMADEKEVEIPKGCGWGSLKNLSGQPLIDHYTGILQKLRDAKGLLGDIFAQAMPRFNNPVNLKKLVAMIDEEEWTALDVDVKGEAFEGLLEKAASEGKKGAGQYFTPRPLIQSIVSAMKPDPRGKADFTIIDPACGSGGFLMCAWEWLIGETKGAIDRREIKRIRERTYFGQDLVARPRRLALMNLFLHGLTPTIYLGDTIYEPERGERYDVILTNPPFGTKGANQVPDRDDFTIATSNKQLNFVQHCMSILKPGGRAAMVLPDNCLFEDKAGEVFEILMQDCNLHTILRLPRGTFTPYSQGVKANVVFFQKGLPTEQVWIYDARANVPSVTKKSRPLTREHFREFEAAYGADPAGRSPRTDAGPEGRFRRFHISEIKERGYKLDITWLKDESLEDADELPEPDALASEAIAELEAAVDGLREILMMIETNGQEKL